The Streptomyces sp. DG1A-41 genomic sequence GGGCAGCGGGGGCGCGGCGGGCAGGTTGCGGGCGGCCGTGCCGTGGCGCGCGGAGTCGGCTTCCGCACTCTCGGGTTCGGAACGGACGCGGAGTTCCACACCGTCGGAGTCCCCCACCCACAGCGGGGCCGTGGCGCCGCGGACGCGGCCCGACGTGCTCTCGGGGGTGCCCCGGTCGGCCGCGTGATCGGCGTTGTGCGTCTCGACGTCCTGCCAGCCCGACCATGCACCGGTGCCGGCGGCTCGGGTGCGGACCTGGACGCGGCCGTGCAGTTCGGCTTCGGGGTCGTCCCAGACGACCCCGACGAGGGAGAAATGGCGTACGGCACGTCGGGGCAGGCCCTGTTCCGGGGCGCCGGGGCCGGTGGGGGTGGCGCGGTTGCGGGTGAGGGGTTCCAGGGGGAGGGACTGGGTGCTGCCGGGGGCGTACGGTTCGGCCGCGCGCCGGTCGGCCATGGCCGTGTCCGGTGTCCCCGCGTGGGGCGCGGGTCTCGCGGTCGTGGCCGCTTCCGTGGTCGGTACCGGTCTCGCCTTCGCCGCGAGGGCGGGCGGAGTGAGGGGGAGAGCCAGAGCGGCCGCACAGGTGACACCGATCGAAGAAGCAAGAAATCCACGCATGCTCCTGATCTTGGACATAGTCGTATAAGTCTGTCCATTTGGGAGTTGACGGACCATCGGCCGGGGTTCGGCCGAACCGGTGGCGGATTCACGGCGGGGCGGTGGCCGGGCCGTTGGGCGGGGGCATGGGTGCCGCGTACGCTTGCGCGGGTGAACGCCACCGATCGCACCCCTGCCGACCTGCTGAATTCCGCGCTCACCGCGGATCCGGGACGTCCCCTGGTGACCTTCTACGACGACGCCACGGGCGAACGTGTCGAACTGTCCGTGGCCACCTTCGCCAATTGGGTGGCCAAGACCGCCAACCTCCTCCAGGACGAGCTGTCCGTCGAGCCCGGGGACCGGGTGGCGCTGTTGCTGCCCGCGCACTGGCAGACGGCGGTGTGGCTGCTGGCGTGTTCGTCGGTGGGTGTCGTCGCGGACGTGGCGGGGGACGCGCGGGCTGCTGATGTCGTGGTGAGCGGGCCGGACGAGCTGGAGGCGGCGCGGGCGTGTTCCGGGGCGCGGGTCGCGATGGCGCTGCGGCCGCTCGGAGGGCGGTTTCCGCAGGTG encodes the following:
- a CDS encoding TIGR03089 family protein; this encodes MNATDRTPADLLNSALTADPGRPLVTFYDDATGERVELSVATFANWVAKTANLLQDELSVEPGDRVALLLPAHWQTAVWLLACSSVGVVADVAGDARAADVVVSGPDELEAARACSGARVAMALRPLGGRFPQVPEGFVDYAVEVPGQGDRFAPYAPVDPEGPALIVAGREFSGAEVVERARAEATELGLTGPGSRILSGLPYDTWEGLNAGLYGPLATGGSVVLCRHLEQVGDGVLDKRVESERVTAIAR